Proteins from a genomic interval of Clostridium scatologenes:
- a CDS encoding Zn-dependent hydrolase, protein MFCCDKKRMEDKIITFSKFGDTGKGGITRLALSEADLQARSEICTRMKKIGADIITDDMGNIYATLKGAEDLPHIAMGSHCDSVVQGGNYDGILGVLTAMEAAETIVKENIEHRHPITVTVWTNEEGARFDPAMMSSGVITGKFDKSKMLASKDKEGTTFEEALEASGYKGGQKNRMNPKDYMALLELHIEQGPVLEAEKIQIGVVEGVVGMVNYEFEFAGQAGHAGTVPQKMRQDALLAASEAILYLHRELDKLDGKLVYTTGRIICSPNVHTIIPDNVKFTLDARHQDPEVIKQVVQIIKNIPSEIAKCRVSYKELWSRKTVSFNKEFVDFVEKNAKLYGYSNMRIYSGPGHDAQFISDMIPTTMIFVPSIGGHSHCEIEKTKLEDCLNGANVLLQTILDIDKK, encoded by the coding sequence ATGTTTTGTTGTGATAAGAAAAGAATGGAAGATAAAATTATTACTTTTAGTAAATTTGGTGATACAGGAAAAGGTGGAATAACAAGACTTGCTTTGTCAGAAGCAGATCTTCAGGCAAGAAGCGAAATTTGCACTAGAATGAAAAAAATTGGAGCAGATATTATAACGGATGATATGGGAAATATATATGCTACTTTGAAAGGAGCAGAAGATTTGCCTCATATTGCAATGGGTTCTCATTGTGATTCGGTAGTACAAGGTGGAAATTATGATGGTATTCTAGGAGTGCTCACTGCCATGGAAGCAGCTGAAACTATTGTTAAAGAAAATATAGAGCATCGACATCCAATTACTGTTACCGTCTGGACTAATGAAGAAGGAGCTCGATTTGATCCAGCTATGATGTCTTCAGGTGTTATCACTGGCAAGTTTGATAAGTCCAAAATGCTGGCGTCAAAGGATAAAGAAGGTACGACCTTTGAGGAAGCCCTAGAAGCAAGCGGATATAAAGGTGGTCAAAAAAATAGAATGAATCCTAAAGATTATATGGCTCTTTTGGAGCTGCATATTGAACAAGGCCCAGTACTTGAAGCTGAGAAAATTCAAATCGGTGTAGTTGAAGGCGTTGTTGGAATGGTTAACTATGAATTTGAATTTGCTGGACAAGCTGGCCATGCTGGTACGGTCCCACAGAAAATGAGACAGGATGCTCTTTTAGCAGCTTCTGAAGCAATTTTATATTTACACAGGGAACTAGATAAGCTTGATGGAAAATTAGTTTATACTACAGGAAGAATTATTTGTTCACCAAATGTGCATACCATTATTCCAGATAACGTTAAATTCACTTTAGATGCAAGACATCAAGATCCTGAAGTGATAAAACAGGTGGTTCAAATCATAAAGAATATACCTTCTGAAATTGCAAAATGTAGAGTGAGTTACAAGGAGTTGTGGTCACGTAAAACTGTAAGCTTTAATAAAGAATTTGTAGATTTTGTTGAAAAAAATGCAAAGCTTTATGGTTATTCAAATATGAGAATATACAGCGGACCAGGGCATGATGCTCAATTTATATCGGATATGATACCTACAACTATGATATTTGTTCCAAGCATTGGTGGACACAGTCATTGTGAAATTGAAAAAACCAAGCTTGAGGATTGTTTAAATGGAGCTAATGTTTTACTACAAACTATACTAGACATCGATAAAAAATAA